The DNA region CCGTTCGGCGCGTGGTGAGTAGCCCCCAGGTCCGGGCGATCGAGACCGCTCAGCCGCTGGCAGACGCATTGGGCATCGCCGTGGAGGTCGACGACCGACTCGCCGAATACGACCGCGACATGGCCCATTACATCCCGGTGGAACAGATCGCCGCCGAGAACCCGGCGGAGATGGAGCGGCTGATCAACGGCAAGCTGCCCAGCGGCGTCGACGAAGCCGAGTTCCTGGGCCGGGTCAGGGCCGCCGTCGACGATCTGGTCGCCGGCACCGACCACGACGACACCGTGGCCGTCTTCAGCCACGGCGGCGTGATCAACGTGCTGCTGCACCAGATCCTGGGCACCGAGCGGCTGCTGTCGTTCAACGTCGACTACGCCTCGGTGACGCGCCTCCTGTCGTCGCGCACCGGCCGTCTATGGGTGGCGGCGGTCAACGGCACCGAACACGTATGGGACCTCCTCCCCCGGAATCAGCGGTGGTAGACAAGTCCCGTGACTGACCTCGATGGCCTCGATCTGACCGCCCTGGATCGACACCTGCGCGACACCGGGATTCCGCGAACCGGGGCGCTGCGTGCGGAGTTGGTGTCCGGCGGCCGGTCGAACCTGACGTTCCTGGTGTCCGACGACGCGTCCCAGTGGGTGCTGCGCCGCCCGCCGCTGCACGGGCTCACCCCGTCCGCGCACGACATGGCGCGCGAGTACCGCGTGGTCGCGGCGCTGGCCGACACTGCTGTCCCGGTGGCCCGTGCGGTCACGATGCGCAACGACGACACCGTGCTCGGCGCGCCGTTCCAGATGGTGGCCTACGTACCGGGCAACGTGGTGCGCTACACCGAGCAACTCGCGGCGCTCGGGGACCGGGCCACCATCGAGTCCTGCGTGGACGCACTGATCACGGTGCTCGCCGACCTGCACGCGGTGGACCCCGACGCGGTCGGCCTCGGAGACTTCGGAAAGCCGAGCGGTTACCTCGAGCGCCAGGTGCGCCGGTGGGGTTCGCAGTGGGACCTGGTCAAGCAGGACGACGACCCCTGCGACAACGACGTCCGCACCCTGCATACGAAGCTGACGCAGGCCATTCCCCCGCAGAGTCGCACCGCGATCGTGCACGGGGACTATCGCATCGACAACACCATCCTGGACGCCGACGACCCGACCAAGGTGATCGCCGTGCTCGACTGGGAGATGTCCACCCTGGGC from Mycobacterium sp. DL includes:
- a CDS encoding histidine phosphatase family protein, with product MQLLMVRHALPLRSEPGQGSDPRLSAEGIEQAARLPEALSRFPVRRVVSSPQVRAIETAQPLADALGIAVEVDDRLAEYDRDMAHYIPVEQIAAENPAEMERLINGKLPSGVDEAEFLGRVRAAVDDLVAGTDHDDTVAVFSHGGVINVLLHQILGTERLLSFNVDYASVTRLLSSRTGRLWVAAVNGTEHVWDLLPRNQRW
- a CDS encoding phosphotransferase family protein is translated as MTDLDGLDLTALDRHLRDTGIPRTGALRAELVSGGRSNLTFLVSDDASQWVLRRPPLHGLTPSAHDMAREYRVVAALADTAVPVARAVTMRNDDTVLGAPFQMVAYVPGNVVRYTEQLAALGDRATIESCVDALITVLADLHAVDPDAVGLGDFGKPSGYLERQVRRWGSQWDLVKQDDDPCDNDVRTLHTKLTQAIPPQSRTAIVHGDYRIDNTILDADDPTKVIAVLDWEMSTLGDPLSDAALMCVYRHPTFHLVHADAAWASELIPPADVLAEKYSRAAGQSLDHWDFYMALAYFKLAIIGAGIAYRARESGVTDDTDKVAEAVAPLIAAGLTELS